The genomic window TCGAGGCCGTGCGCGACATGGCGATCAAGGCGCGCGACGAGAACGAGCGTCTCCTCAAGCGCATCGAAGCCCTCGAAGGCAAACTCGCGTCGAGCACGACCGCCACAGGCACGACCGCGACGGGCACGACCGACAAGATCGGCTGATCGTCGCTGGATCATCGGTGCTGGCCCGGGACATGCCGCGGGTCGTCGACACACTTATCCATAGATTTTTAATCATGCCCTTCCGGCTCCGGCCGGAGGGAAAAAGACGAGGCGGCAGAGTCAGTTATGACTCACCGCTGAATCTGTCTGGCAGGAACTGTCCACACCCCATTTCCATCCTCCGCCGTGACAGGGCTGGCGCAAGCAATCTCCCGTTATAGACTGATTTTTAATGATGATTCGAAACGGGCTCTTTGAGTTCGGCTTGGCGCATGATGCGCTTGGTGAACACGGATCGTCGTCCAAGGGGTAGGTCCGGCAAGACTGTCGCATAAGCGCCGCGGTTTCCTGATGAGAGGGATACGGGTGCGATGGTTCCGGCTGACAAAGGGTGTGGCATGAGCCTTCAGGAAGTGAGCTTCGAACGCGCAACGAATCCGGTCGATATGATCGAGTTCGTAGCTGCGACGAACCAATGGTCGTTCGAACGCTCAGGCGAAGACGAAATCGCCATGACAGTCGAAGGCAAGTGGTCCGACTACCACATCTCCTTCTCCTGGATGGAAGAGTTCGAGGCGCTGCATCTGGCCTGCGCCTTCGACATGAAGGTTGCGCCGAGCCGCGTCACCGAGGTCGTGCGGCTTCTGTCGCTGGTCAACAGCCAGGTGCTGATGGGCCATTTCGATCTGTGGGAGCAGGAAGACGTCGTGATCTTCCGTCAGTCGCTGCTGCTGGCCGGCGGTGCGGAGCCGACCAACCAGCAGGTGGAAGTGCTGCTTTCGAGCGCGCTCGAGACTTGCGAGATCTATTTCCAGGCTTTCCAGTTCGTGGTCTGGTCCGGCATGGAAGCGAAGAGCGCTCTGGAAACGGTTCTGTTCGAGACCGTCGGCGAGGCTTGAGGCCTTGGCGATCGGAGATATCGCAGCACACGGGCCTGTCGTCCTCGTTGGCGCAGGCAATATGGGCGGCGCCATGCTGCGCGGCTGGGTCGCCGCCGGCCTGTCGGGCGCGGATATCCGCATCGTCGATCCAAATCCATCTCCAGCGATGTCGGCCTATTGCGAGGCATCGGGCATCCAGATCGATGCGGCCGCTTCCGGTGACGTGAAGGCCGGCATCCTCTTTGTCGCGGTCAAGCCGCAGGCCATGGCGGCAGTGCTGCCGACCCTGCGTCCCCTTGTCGATGCACGAACGGTTGTCGTTTCGGTCGCTGCCGGCACGACGATCGACACTCTTCGCGAGGGGCTGGGAGCGGAAGCAGTCGTGCGCGCCATGCCGAACACGCCGGCCATGGTCGGGCGGGGCATTACTGCGGCCGTTCCGACGCACGCCGTCGATGACCGGCAGAAATCTGCGGTCGATGCGTTGCTCGCCGTTTCCGGTCCGGTGGAATGGCTGGACGACGAAGCGCTCATCGATGCGGTCACGGCTGTCTCGGGCAGCGGGCCGGCCTATGCGTTTTATCTGGTTGAATGCATCGCAGAAGCTGGCCGCAAGGCCGGCCTTCCGGAAGATCTGGCGATGCGCCTTGCGCGGGCCACCGTCTCCGGTGCCGGGGAACTGATGCATCGTTCATCCGATGATGCCGGGACGCTCCGCAAGAACGTAACCTCGCCCAACGGCACCACTGCGGCGGCGCTCTCCGTGCTGATGGAAGACGGCGCGATGCAGGCCCTCTTCGACCGGGCCGTTGCAGCCGCCAAGAACCGATCCGAAGAACTGTCCAAGAGCGAATGATGAGCGAAGAGACGAGTGCCGAGATCGCATGGAGCGACTTCGAAAAAGTCGATATCCGCGTTGGCACGATCGTGGAAGCAGAGCCGTTTCCGGAGGCACGCAAGCCGGCGATCAAGCTCAGGATCGACTTCGGGCCGCTCGGCATCAAGAAGTCGTCGGCGCAGATCACCAAGCATTATGAGCCCGGTGAGCTCGTTGGACGCCAGGTCATCGCGGTGGTGAACTTCCCACCGCGACAGATCGGCCCGATGCGCTCGGAAGTGCTGACGCTCGGATTGCCGGATGAAGAAGGTCAGGTCGTGCTGGCAGCAGTCGACAAGATCGTGCCGAATGGCGGCCGCCTGTTCTGATACAACTCAACCTCTGCCTTAACCTTTTCGCCACCACGCAGCTCAAATCTCGGCAACATCCGGAGAGTGTCCATTTCGGTTGACGTCGTCTTAGGGTTTCATCCTCAAAGGTGACGCCGTCAACGGGCAGGGCGTGGGTATGGGTTTCGATCAAGTGTCACTTCTTGCAGCGATCGGTTTTTCCGGCGCTGCATTGTGTCTCACCCTGCTGGGCGCCTGGATGGGGTCGCGCGCCGATCTCTTCCTGCTGAATTGGTCGGGCGGATTGGCAGCCATCGTGGTGGGCGTGATCCTGTTTGCGATGCTCGACGAAAGCTACAATGAACCCCTGCAGTGGGCCTCGTTCATGGCCTTTCTCTCGGGGTTCGGGTTGATCTATGGCGGGTCGATGCAGTTTCGAACCGGGCGCGCCAACTGGCGTCTGGTCGGGTTTGCCGTCTTCGCGGGTGTCGCACCAACCACCGTCGCCTTTCTTCTCGGTTACTCCGGCATCGGGACGATCGTCGGTAACGTGATGATCGGCGTGATCCTGCTTTTGATCGCAAGAGAATACTGGACCGGCCGTAAGGAAGTGCCGCTCGCCATGACGACCGGCGCCATGCTTTACGTCGCCACTGCGATCTCGTTCTTCCTCTGCGGCTTCGTCCTTGTTGCGGAGGAGCGGTGGGTCCTGACCGAGCGGCCTTCCAACTGGGCTGAAGACCTGAATTCGATCGTTGCTATCATCGGCCTCACCGGCATCGGCGCGCTATCGCTCGGCGTCAACCAGTCGCGTATCGCGCGCTATCATCATCTTCAGGCACAGACCGACCCGCTGACCGGCCTTTTGAACCGGCGCGGGCTGGCGGAGCGCTATGGCGCTGTCACGCAAAATGCCCGCTCGGCCGTCATCGTCTTCGACCTCGATCGCTTCAAGGCGATCAATGATCTCTACGGCCACGGGGTGGGCGATGTCGTGCTGTCGCGATTTGCAGGCGTGATGAGGGCGAATATCCGTTCGACAGACATTGCGGCCCGGTTCGGGGGCGAGGAGTTCTGCGTGATTCTCCAGGATGCCGACCAGCGGACGGCGGTCGCAATCGCGGAGCGCATCCGGCACGAATTGGCGGCGCAACTTTTCGCCGCCGAGGGTCGCAGCATCGCTGCCACCGTGAGCGCCGGCGTTACGGTGAGCTCGGAGCGCGGCCAGCCGATAGATGCGCTGATCGCCGTTGCCGATGACGCGCTCTACCGGGCCAAGACCGAGGGGCGCAACCGCGTCCGAAGCGGTCCGTATCCTCGAGCTGCCTGACGGTTCAGGTCGCGTCTGTCACGCCGGGACGCGGATGATTGCGCGCAGGCCGCCGATGGGGCTGTCGTCCAGCATCACGTCGCCGCCATGGCTGCGTGCGATGTCGCGGGCGATGGCGAGGCCGAGCCCGGTGCCGCTCTCGTTGAGATTTCGCGCTTCATCCAGCCGGAAAAACGGCTTGAAGACATCCTCGCGCGCCTTCAGCGGAATACCGGGGCCGTCGTCATCGACCGTGATCGTCAGCCATCGCGGCCCGTGGACCGCTGTGAGGCGCACATTGTCGGCATATCGAAACGCGTTCGACGTGAGGTTGTGGACGAGCCGCGAGAAGGCGTTCGGCCGGACGTTGACCAGCGGATCTCCCTCGATCGAGATCATGATGCCGGATTCGAGCAGTGCCGCCTCGTCGCGGATACGGCCGAACAGGGTTTCGATGTTCAGCGTGCCGATGTCTTCCTCCGCTTCCCCCTTGGCGAAGGAGAGATAGCCTTCCAGCATCAACTGCATGTCCTCGACATCCTGGTTGAGGCTTTTGACCTCCGGGCCATCGCCCAGGAAGGCCAGTTGCAGCTTGAAGCGCGTGAGGATGGTGCGCAGATCGTGGCTGACGCCCGATAGCATCGCCGTGCGCTGCTCGATCTGTCGCTCGATGCGCTCGCGCATCTGGATGAAGGCCTGGCCCGCGCGTCTCACCTCGTCGGCACCGCGCGGCTGGAAACCGGACAGCTTCTGGCCCTTGCCGAAATGCTCAGCCGCTTCCGCAAGCTTCAGGATCGGCCGGATCTGGCCGCGCAGAAACAGAATGGCGATGGCGAGCAGAACGAGCGACGTGATCACCATCCAGAGCAGGAAGATATGGGTGTTGGACGCATAGGCCTGGCTGCGTCGCGCGAAGATCCTGAGGATCGAATTGTCCATCTGGATGCGGACTTCGACGAGATCGGAATTGCCAACGGTGTCGATCCAGAAGGGACGGCGCACCTGGCGCGACAGTTCCTGAGACAGGATGCGATCGAGGATCGAAAAGAACGGCTTCGGCCGGGGTGGGGGCAGGTCTCCCGGCGGCTCGATGGCGATGTTGAGCGCCAGGCGCTCACGCGCGATGCGAATGATCTCGGCGTGGTCCGCTGTCTGCGGATAGGTCTCGATGACGTCGATGATCGCCGCGATGTCGCGCGTCACCGCCGTCGAGAGACGTTGCGTCACGGTCTGCCAGTGCCGCTCCATGAAGTTGAAGGCGATCACCGACTGCAGGATCACCATCGGCAGGATGATGATCAGGAGAGCGCGTGCGTAGAGACCGCGTGGCACGCGCCGCTTGAGCCAGCGCGTCACGCGGCGCAAGCCGCTCACGGGGCGGCGGTCCTCCAGCGCACTCACGGACAAGGCGTGCTGGCTCAGGCCCGCCTGCGACGGTGCCTGTGCCGCATCGGTCGGCTGTCTCTCGTGCCGACCCATCGGCCAAGCCTCCGTCTATTCCACGCTCAGGCGATAGCCGATGCCTCTGACGGTCTGCAGCCAGATGGGGTTTGCAGGATCGGTCTCGATCTTGCGGCGAAGGCGATTGATCTGCACGTCGATCGTGCGTTCGCCAACCTCGGCGTCGGAGCCGACGAGTTCATGGCGTGGGATCGTTTCACCGGCGCGTTCGGCGAACTGCGTCATGATCTCCTGCTCGCGGTCGGTGAGGCGGATCGGCTCGCCGGCACGTTTCAACTCGCGCTTGGTGATCACGAAGGTGTAAGGGCCGAAGACCACCTGTTCGATCTTGGGCGTTGCCGGCTGTGCGCCGCGCTTCAGGATGTTGCTGACCCTCAGTGCCAGTTCGCGCGGCTCGAACGGCTTCGGCAGATAGTCGTCCGCACCGGCTTCGAGGCCTTCGATCCGGTTGTCGGCTTCCGTCAACGCCGTCAGCATGAGGATCGGCACGTCCTTTACGGCCCGCAGGCTGCGCGTGAGATCGACGCCGGATTCACCGGGCATCATCACGTCGAGGATGAGCAGATCGAAATCGATGCCCTCGAGCTTGCGGCGCGCTTCCGCAGCGTCGGCTGCGGTCGTGACGCGGAAGCCGCGTTCGGAGAGATAGCGCTTGAGGAGATCGCGGATGCGGGTGTCGTCATCCACGACGAGCAGATGGGCAGCATCGTCGGAAATCGGTTCAGGCGATGGATTTTGTGTCACGCAGTACCTCTCACATCCTCTGCGCGCCGGGCGGCGGCAAAGGTCCACCGCCGGTCGCTACTTGCCCCCATCCAGCATGCCGCGCAGGAAACTCACGACCGTTTCGCGGCTCCCGGCGGGCAGATCGCGCAATGCCTTCGCGATACGGCGAGACTGTGGCTTTGCCAGATCGAGTGCGAGTTTGCGCCCTTTTTCGGTCGTATACAACTTCCGCTGCCGCCTGTCTTCAGCGCCCATGACTTGATGGATGTGGCCTGAATCGACCAACTGCTTCAGCACGCGTGCGAGGCTCTGCTTCGTGATGCGCAGCGTGTCGAGGAGATCGGCAACAGTCAGCCCTGGTTGACGGTCGACAAAGTGGAGCACACGGTGGTGCGCCCGCCCAAACTCGATGCGCTGGAGGATCTGGTCAGGGTCCGACGTGAAGTCTCGATAGGCGAAAAACAGAAGCTCGATAAGTTCCGTATCGATGGATGCGAGATCGGATGCCTGGCTTTTGCCTGCCTCGGCGGCTTGCGGTTTTGTTGCGCCTGGTGCCATCGTCGCGTTCGATCCTTTCAGATATGTCAGGCATATTGACATATTTTTACCGGATTGCTAGCTTTTCGTTCTGCCTCACACTGCACCGGCCGGGTTCGACGCGCAGCCGGGTTCATGCAGATGGGCGTCCACAACTAGAGCCGCAACCGATCCACAAGAGCTCCGGCGCGGCGGAGGAAACACGATGGCTTCCGTTCCTTTCGATCAACTCGATGGTCACATCTGGTTCAATGGCGAATTCGTGCCTTGGAAGGACGCGAAGATTCACGTGCTGACGCATGGCCTCCACTATGCTTCGTCGGTGTTCGAGGGCGAGCGGGCCTATGGCGGGCGCATCTTCAAGCTGACCGAACACACCGAACGCCTGATCAAGTCCGGCGAGATCCTCGGTTTCGACATTCCCTACAGCGTTGCCGAGATCGATGATGCCTGCATCAAGCTTCTCGAAATGCAGGGCTTCCAGGACGCCTATGTGCGCCCGATCGCCTGGCGCGGTTCGGAAATGATGGGCGTTTCGGCCCAGGCCAACCGGATCAATGTCGCGATCGCCATCTGGCAGTGGCCGAGCTACTTCAAGCCGGAAGAGAAGCTGAAGGGCATCCGCCTCGACATGGCGGAGTACCGCCGGCCTGATCCGCGCACGGCTCCCTCCAAGTCGAAGGCTGCCGGCCTTTACATGATCTGCACCCTGTCGAAGCACGCAGCCGAGAAGAAGGGCTACGCCGACGCCCTGATGCTCGACTGGCGCGGCCAAGTCGCCGAGGCGACGGGCGCCAACGTGTTCTTCGTCAAGGATGGCGTCATCCACACGCCGACGCCCGACTGCTTCCTCGACGGCATCACGCGCCGCACGGTCATCGATCTGGCCAAGCGCCGCGGCTACGAAGTGGTAGAGCGGGCGATCATGCCGGAAGAGCTGGAAGGCTTCGAGCAGTGCTTCTTGACTGGCACGGCGGCGGAAGTGACGCCGGTTTCCGAAATCGGGCCCTACAGCTTTACCGTCGGTGAAATCGCGACCAATCTCGTCAACGACTACGCTGCCGAAGTGCAGCCGAAACGTCTCGCCGCCGAATAGGGCAGCTCGAATATTGTGCCATTACGCCGGATCACGGGACGTGGTCCGGCGGAACATTTTCTGAGTGATCTTCGTTTTTGGGAGTGATGCTGCGCCCTCGGCGCCGCTTTCTCTATCATGGAAAACTCAGATGATTGATCGACACGGTGTTGTAACCCCCGTCGCTTCGTGGGGCAGCATTTTCGGCGGCACAGTAACTGTGATTGCCGTTTCCATTCTCCTTTCCCTTCTGGGCGCCGGTCTTGGCTTTGGCGCCGTAGATCCCCAGTCGAACGATCCGCTCGGCGGCATTGGTGTCGGGTTCGGGATCTGGTCCGTTCTGTCGCTCTTCATCAGCCTTGCCGCCGGCGGTTTCGTTGCAGGTTACCTCTCGCTGCAGGCTGGCTGGGTCCACGGTCTTCTGTCCTGGGCGACGGCCCTGATCGCCGCTGTCGTTCTTTCGGCATTCGCCATCAGCGGTGCGGCGCAGCTCGCAGGCTCGGCGATCGGCTCGGTCGCCTCGCTGACCGGCTCGGCCATTTCCACCACGGCTGGCCTCAGCGGTGATGCGATTTCCGCCGTCGTTACCAATTTCGACGAAGACCAATTCGCCGATGTGGACGCGGAAGGTGCGGCCGCCGACATTCGTGAGCTTCTCCAGGACACCGACATCGAGGCACTTCAGCCGGAAGCGATCGGTGAAGAGCTCGAGGGCGCGCGGGCCGACGTTGCCGACGCTTTCGAAGCGCTTCGCAGCAATCCCACCGAGTATGCAGCGGTTCTCGAAAACCTCGGCACCGACCTGCAGACGCGTCTCGAAGGATTCGGCGAAGAGATCGACCGCAATGCGATCGTTGCTTCGCTGACTGAAAACACCGACATGACCCAGCAGGAGGCCGAGCAGGCGACCGACCAGGCGATTGCCCGTTACGAAGAGTTCTCGACGTCCGTGCGCGAACAGGTCGATGCCGCTATCCAGTCGGTCCAGGGTCTCGGCACAGAGATCGAGCAGCTTGAAGCGCAGGCGCGCGAGCAGGCCGCTCAGGCCGCCGATGCGATTTCCAGCGCGTCGCTCTGGGCGTTTCTGGCCTGCCTCATCGGCGCCGGGATTTCGGCCGTTGCCGGCTTCGGCGGTGCGCGAACGCGTGAGCTGATGGAACTCTAAGCACACGTTTTTCGAGATTGCGATCTATGGGCCGTCTCTCAGAGGCGGCCCTTTTCACATGGAGCGCGAGGTGCTAGCCCGCGTCAACAACAAGGGTTTCGCTTATGGGACAACTTCAGGCAGGCATCATCTCGGTCACGGCATTTCAGCAGAATTGCACGATCCTCTTCGACAGCGAGACCAAGCGCGGTGTCGTTGTCGACCCGGGTGGTGAGGTGGACAAGATCCAGGAAGTGATCGCGCAGAACGGTCTTGTGATCGAGGCGATCTGGCTGACGCACGGACATATCGACCACGCGGGCGGTGCCATGGAGCTCAAAGAAGCACTCGGCATCGACATCATCGGTCCCCACAAAGACGATGCCTTTCTGCTCGAGGGTCTGGAAGAGCAGGGCCGCCGGTTTGGCGTCGACGATCCGGTGCGCAATTGCACACCCGATCGCTGGCTCGAAGATGGCGAGAGCGTGAGCGCCGGCGGTCATGTCTTCACCGTGCGCCATTGTCCGGGGCACGCGCCTGGCCACGTCATCTTCGTCAATGACGAAGCGAAGATCGCTCATGTCGGCGACGTTCTGTTTCGCGGCTCGATCGGCAGGACGGATCTGCCGGGCGGCGACCATGAAACCCTCCTTCGATCGATCAAGGACAAGGTGCTGCCGCTCGGCGACGATTTCGGCTTTCTGTGCGGCCATGGGCCCGGCGGTCGCATTGGCGAGGAACGCCTGACCAATCCCTATCTGAAGGGTCTTTGACCCACAAAAACGAAAAGGCCGGTTCTCGCGAACCGGCCTTTTCGTTGAGGCGTTCGATCGATCGTTAGTTGGCCACGCAGAAGCGCTCCTGACCATCATAGCCCACGAACGTGCCTGAGGAGGGGTCGAAGGACCGGTAACGGCGAGAGCAATAGTCGTACCAGGCCGGGCTCCAGGGCTGATAACCCTGGCTGACGACTGGCCGGTAAACCGGGGCAGGGTGATAGGCCGGCGCCGGGTGATAGACGGGCGCAGGCCGGAAGGCCGGTTGATAGCTCGGTGCCGGCGGGTAGTAGGTCGGCTGCGGCGGGTAATAGGTCGGCGCCGGATCGATATAGACGCGGCGGTTGTTGTTGCTGTCGGCAATCGCCCCGCCGATGATGGCGCCGGCGGCGAGACCCAGCACACCGAGCGCAACGGCATCGCCGCGATCACGGTTGTGCCAATGACGATGGCCTGCTTCAGCCGGAGCCAGCGTGGTGAAGAGGGTCGCCGCTGCGGCGACACCAAAAACAAGCATCTGCGACAATTTCTTCATGGTCTTGATCCCCAAGGAGCCTCGCTCCTGAACAGAACCCCGCAGCCTTTGGAAGCGCTGGGCATGATGAGAATTTATCGGGTGCTGCCTGAACGCTGGCTGAACGAATTTCGTGAGCTTTCCGCCGCACGATTTTTATGAGCGGAGAGATGCCCGGCCACGCATGGCCGGGAGCTTTTCATGTCCGCAAGCACTTGGCCTCGAGCTGTCTGATCAGCCGTCTACGGCGAGGTTCACCGCTTTCGGCCCTTTCCCGTGTCGATCGGGCTCGGTGTCGAACTTGACCTTCTGGTTCTCGGCCAATCCCGACAAGCCGGAGGCCTGCACGGCGGAGATATGGACAAAGATGTCGGCGCCGCCCCTGTCGGGTTTGATGAAGCCGAAGCCTTTTTCGGAATTGAAGAATTTGACTGTACCGGTCTCGGGCATTCTACGCAGTCCCTTTTTCCGCCGCCCGCTGGGTGGCGCGCGGCCATGCTTGAACGACCCCACTGCATGCATGGGGCATGCCTCGGTCTCGATCGGTCATGAGAGGAAAAGTGTTCGTGTTGTTGCGGCTGCCAATGCTTTCGAAAAGCAAGGTCAAGTCTTTCCGCCCGGAGGATTCTTGCGTCTCCGGAACGCATCTTTCCTTCGTTCGCGACGGGTCCGAACAATGGGAAGACTGATTGAACTCATTGAAATTCGCAAGTGAAAGTTTCTTGCGGAATATCAACTGGAGGCGGCAGCGTTTCGAGCCTGACGCGCAGGCAGGACTTCGATGAGCAGGATGGCGACGAAGATGAGGAGGCCACCAAGATAGCCGAGGCTGCCGATGGTTTCGCCGAGCAGCACGGCGCCGAAAAGGGCGGCAAAAAGCACTTCGGTCGACAGCAGGATGGCGGCAGTGGCGGGCGAGGCGTATCGCTGGCCGATGGCCTGCAGGGTAAAGGCAAGGCCGCTCGCGATGGCGCCTGCATATAGAATCTCGGGCAATGCTGCCTGGATCGCTCTCCACTCGATGGGTTCGAAGACAAGCGCTGCGGCAAGACCAAGCAGGGTGCAGACGCTGAACTGCACGAAGGCCAGCGCAACAGGTCGGCCGGTCATCGATGCCTGCCGGCCGACGAGGATCACCTGCATGGCCCAGAAGACTGCGGCGAGAATGGTGAAGAGGTCGCCCGGCCGGAGCGAGGTGAGCGCACCATCGGAGAGGAGCACGAGGCCGGCAAAGGCGAGGATCGCGCCCGGCCACACGACGGGATGCGGCGGCCGCCTCAGGATCACCGTCATGAGAATGGGAACGAAGACCACGTAAAGGCCGGTCAGAAATCCGGAATTGGTGACGGTCGTGGTCACCAGTCCGATCTGCTGGAAGACGATGCCGCCAAAAAGAGCGAGGCCGGCAAGCACGAAGCCCGGGCTGAAGGCGATGACGGGGCCGTCTGCCGCCCTTCGACCTTCGGCGATCGCGAAGGGAAGCGTCACCAGCATGGCGATGGCGGAACGCAGGGCGACGAACAGCAGCGGACCGATCGCGTCCATCGCGGTCGACTGCGCCACGAAGCCCATGCCCCAAATGGCGCCGGCGGTCAGCAGGATGGAATTGGCAAGCAGACGGGACATCAAAAGCCAGCGGGAAGGAGAGGGGCAGGACGACGACAGGAGTCGGATTGCTATCGCCCGCACTTGCGCTAACAGTTGGTGAAAGCCGCTGCAAGACGCGCGGCATTATCGTCGCCACGCCGAGGATCTGCTGGATGAAAAAGGCCCACTTACAGCACCTTTCGCTCGCCGCAGTCGGGCTTTTCATCCTTACGGAGGCTGCAGTCGCCTCCGGATATCGCGAGTTTCGCGACTGGCAGGTGAACTGCTCCTCTGCGCTCACCTGCCGGCTGACGCCGACCCTGCCGGATGACGCGCCGTTCTATGCGTTCACGTTCAGCCGCAGCAACGCGCCGGATGCCCCGGTGGAACTCACCGTCGGCTTTCGGGAGACGCTTCCGGACGCAAGCGCCCGCATGGACATCGAGATCACGGACGGCCCGGCCCTCTCGCTCGAATTTGCCGAGGCGGAGCAGCGCGAGGATTATTCCGAGCTTCACTTTGAAGACGATGCCGTTCTGCGCAGCCTGATCGAGGCCATGAAGAACGGTACCGAGATGACTGTTTCTATTTCGTCCGACGATCCATCGGCGATCACCGAAGTGTCGCTTTCGGGCGTCACCGCGTCGCTGCTCTTCATCGACGAAAGTCAGGACCGCCTGGAGCGCACAGATGCGCTGCAGGCCATCGGCGATCGCGAGCCGCCGGCCTCGTCTCCGATCAGTGCGATCACCTCGTTCGACGAACTGCCGGCCCATATCGCCGCGGATTTCACCGACGACACGGGCTATTGCGGCGGCCTCGATGACGACCGCTTCGCCGCGATGGAAGG from Georhizobium profundi includes these protein-coding regions:
- a CDS encoding DUF1176 domain-containing protein, yielding MKKAHLQHLSLAAVGLFILTEAAVASGYREFRDWQVNCSSALTCRLTPTLPDDAPFYAFTFSRSNAPDAPVELTVGFRETLPDASARMDIEITDGPALSLEFAEAEQREDYSELHFEDDAVLRSLIEAMKNGTEMTVSISSDDPSAITEVSLSGVTASLLFIDESQDRLERTDALQAIGDREPPASSPISAITSFDELPAHIAADFTDDTGYCGGLDDDRFAAMEGVLVDRGDEGVMLLLPCGLGGAYNFPYAVYIGGELATLRARDFPVMGEDGPQSEPFAYNIDFDQTTDRITSFFKGRGIGDCGTLSVWSVENDGYGPSLTLVEQRVKDDCDGDYGDGPESWPLVWPAAQ